A region of Culicoides brevitarsis isolate CSIRO-B50_1 chromosome 1, AGI_CSIRO_Cbre_v1, whole genome shotgun sequence DNA encodes the following proteins:
- the LOC134838014 gene encoding protein charybde-like, which yields MKMEVLPVQNQFMQRQFGALGTNRVQVSEWITPPSSTNHSSSNTNNNNNTNNRSQQIESEPPIPILSTSPQEDALQALTLRLQNELRVAKQRHLECTEVLLPSDLLHRIAEEMFVMSEKEPCGIRGCSLFIEFEDEPDNTRRIASLKTDPNTVSTFELYLTLKHDRSGWTSILPQFLKNLARGSTIMISPEYKLTKTKLYRSFSE from the exons ATGAAAATGGAGGTCCTTCCAGtacaaaatcaatttatgcAACGTCAATTCGGCGCATTGGGAACAAATAGAGTCCAAG tatCCGAATGGATAACACCGCCATCAAGTACTAATCATAGTAGTAgtaacacaaataataataacaatacaaATAATAGGAGTCAACAAATTGAATCAGAACCACCAATTCCTATTCTAAGTACGTCGCCGCAAGAGGATGCGTTGCAAGCACTCACGTTGCGTCTCCAAAATGAACTTAGAGTGGCCAAACAAAGGCATTTAGAGTGCACTGAAGTATTATTACCGTCAGACTTGTTACATAGGATAGCGGAGGAGATGTTTGTAATGTCGGAAAAGGAGCCATGTGGCATCCGTGGATGTAgcttatttattgaatttgaagATGAACCAGATAATACGAg GCGTATCGCTTCACTGAAAACAGACCCGAATACAGTGTCAACatttgaattatatttaacACTTAAGCATGACCGTAGTGGATGGACTTCAATTTTGccacaatttttaaa AAATTTAGCACGTGGCAGTACAATAATGATTAGTCCCgaatataaattaacaaaaacaaagttgTATCGTTCATTTTCCGAGTAA